The proteins below are encoded in one region of Mycobacterium pseudokansasii:
- the hadC gene encoding (3R)-hydroxyacyl-ACP dehydratase subunit HadC has translation MALKTDIRGMIWRYPDYFIVGREQLRQFAQAIKCDHPAYFEEDAAAELGYGAIVAPMTFVTILAKLVQLDFFRSVDIGMETMQIVQVDQRFVFYKPVLAGDKLWARMDIHSVDERFGADIVVTKNTCHNDDGELVLEAYTTLMGQQGDGSAKLKWDKESGQVIRTA, from the coding sequence ATGGCCTTGAAAACCGATATCCGCGGGATGATCTGGCGTTACCCCGACTACTTCATCGTCGGCCGCGAGCAACTCCGCCAGTTTGCCCAAGCCATCAAGTGCGACCATCCGGCCTACTTCGAAGAGGACGCGGCCGCCGAACTGGGCTACGGCGCGATCGTCGCGCCCATGACCTTCGTGACAATCCTCGCCAAGCTGGTCCAGCTCGACTTCTTCCGAAGCGTCGACATCGGCATGGAGACCATGCAGATCGTCCAGGTCGACCAGCGGTTCGTGTTCTACAAACCCGTGCTTGCCGGGGACAAGCTATGGGCCCGGATGGACATCCACTCCGTGGACGAGCGTTTCGGCGCCGACATCGTCGTCACAAAGAACACCTGCCACAACGACGACGGCGAGCTGGTGCTGGAGGCCTACACCACCCTGATGGGTCAGCAGGGCGACGGCTCCGCCAAACTCAAATGGGACAAGGAATCCGGGCAGGTCATCAGGACTGCGTAA
- the secE gene encoding preprotein translocase subunit SecE: MSDERDAADGAANDGGATEDGSDGGGRTAVVTKSVVRPQRPTGKRSRQRAVETDEDAEDTESSTATEVSKKGSAKKDTKSAKTSAKAKKSVKAKKATKAGRPAARSANPFIFVYNYMKQVVAEMRKVIWPNRRQMITYTSVVLVFLAFMVALVGGADLGLGRLVMLVFG; this comes from the coding sequence GTGAGCGACGAGCGCGACGCCGCCGATGGCGCCGCAAACGACGGCGGCGCAACCGAGGACGGCAGCGACGGCGGTGGTCGCACGGCCGTGGTGACGAAGTCCGTGGTGCGGCCGCAACGACCGACCGGCAAGCGGTCTCGGCAGCGCGCGGTAGAGACCGACGAGGACGCCGAGGACACGGAGTCGTCGACCGCGACCGAGGTCTCGAAGAAGGGCTCCGCCAAGAAAGACACGAAGTCGGCTAAGACGTCGGCTAAGGCTAAGAAGTCGGTGAAGGCCAAGAAAGCCACGAAGGCCGGCAGACCTGCCGCACGCTCGGCCAACCCGTTCATCTTCGTCTACAACTACATGAAGCAGGTTGTGGCCGAGATGCGGAAGGTGATCTGGCCTAACCGCAGGCAGATGATCACCTACACGTCTGTGGTGCTGGTATTTCTTGCCTTCATGGTGGCGCTGGTGGGCGGCGCCGATCTCGGCCTGGGCAGGCTCGTGATGCTGGTGTTCGGCTGA
- the nusG gene encoding transcription termination/antitermination protein NusG: MTTFDGDTSAGEAVDLQEATTAQEVDAPAEEVDPAAALKAELRSKPGDWYVIHSYAGYENKVKANLETRVQNLDVGDYIFQVEVPTEEVTEIKNGQRKQVNRKVLPGYILVRMDLTDDSWAAVRNTPGVTGFVGATSRPSALSLDDVVKFLLPRGAAKKAAKGAASTAAVTEAGGLERPVVEVDYEVGESVTVMDGPFATLPATISEVNAEQQKLKVLVSIFGRETPVELTFSQVSKI; this comes from the coding sequence GTGACTACCTTCGACGGTGACACGTCCGCGGGTGAGGCGGTGGACCTGCAAGAGGCCACTACCGCCCAGGAAGTAGACGCCCCCGCTGAAGAGGTCGACCCGGCAGCTGCGCTCAAGGCGGAACTGCGCAGCAAGCCCGGCGACTGGTACGTCATCCATTCCTACGCGGGTTATGAGAACAAGGTCAAAGCCAACCTGGAAACCCGGGTGCAGAACCTTGACGTCGGTGACTACATCTTCCAGGTGGAGGTGCCCACCGAAGAGGTCACCGAGATCAAGAACGGCCAACGCAAGCAGGTCAACCGCAAGGTGCTGCCCGGCTACATCCTGGTGCGGATGGACTTGACCGACGACTCCTGGGCGGCGGTGCGCAACACGCCCGGGGTCACCGGGTTCGTCGGGGCAACCTCGCGCCCATCGGCGCTCTCCCTCGACGACGTGGTGAAGTTCCTACTGCCCCGGGGAGCGGCGAAGAAGGCGGCGAAGGGTGCGGCCAGCACCGCCGCCGTCACCGAAGCCGGCGGGCTGGAACGTCCGGTTGTCGAGGTCGACTACGAGGTGGGCGAATCGGTCACCGTCATGGACGGGCCGTTCGCCACATTGCCCGCGACCATCAGCGAGGTCAATGCCGAACAGCAGAAGCTCAAGGTGCTGGTCTCGATCTTCGGCCGCGAGACACCGGTGGAGTTGACCTTCAGCCAGGTCTCCAAGATCTAG
- the rplK gene encoding 50S ribosomal protein L11 encodes MPPKKKKVAGLIKLQIVAGQANPAPPVGPALGQHGVNIMEFCKAYNAATENQRGQVIPVEITVYEDRSFTFALKTPPAAKLLLKAAGVAKGSAEPHKNKVAKVTWDQVREIAETKKTDLNANDIDAAAKIIAGTARSMGITVE; translated from the coding sequence ATGCCCCCGAAGAAGAAGAAGGTCGCCGGGCTGATCAAGCTGCAGATCGTGGCAGGTCAGGCCAACCCGGCACCGCCGGTTGGCCCTGCGCTCGGTCAGCACGGCGTCAACATCATGGAGTTCTGCAAGGCGTACAACGCCGCAACGGAGAACCAGCGCGGCCAGGTCATCCCGGTGGAGATCACGGTCTACGAGGACCGCAGCTTCACTTTCGCGCTGAAGACGCCGCCCGCGGCCAAGCTGCTGCTCAAGGCCGCAGGTGTGGCCAAGGGTTCGGCGGAGCCACACAAGAACAAGGTCGCCAAGGTCACCTGGGATCAGGTTCGCGAGATCGCCGAGACCAAGAAGACCGACCTCAACGCCAACGACATCGACGCTGCGGCCAAGATCATCGCCGGCACCGCCCGGTCGATGGGCATCACTGTTGAATAG
- the rplA gene encoding 50S ribosomal protein L1 translates to MSKTSKAYRAAAEKVDRSKLYTPLEAAKLAKETSSTKQDATVEVAIRLGVDPRKADQMVRGTVNLPHGTGKTARVAVFAVGEKADAAVAAGADIVGSDDLIEKIQGGFLDFDAAIATPDQMAKVGRIARVLGPRGLMPNPKTGTVTPDVAKAVADIKGGKINFRVDKQANLHFVIGKASFDEKRLAENYGAALDEVLRLKPSASKGRYLKKITVSTTTGPGIPVDPSITRNFAEA, encoded by the coding sequence ATGAGCAAGACCAGCAAGGCTTACCGCGCCGCCGCCGAGAAGGTGGATCGCAGCAAGCTCTATACGCCGCTGGAAGCGGCCAAGCTCGCCAAGGAGACGTCGTCGACCAAGCAGGACGCGACCGTCGAGGTGGCGATTCGGCTCGGGGTTGACCCGCGCAAGGCTGATCAGATGGTCCGCGGCACCGTCAACCTGCCCCACGGCACCGGTAAGACCGCCCGGGTCGCGGTGTTCGCGGTAGGGGAAAAGGCCGATGCTGCCGTCGCCGCGGGAGCCGATATTGTCGGCAGTGACGACCTGATCGAGAAGATTCAGGGCGGGTTCTTGGACTTCGACGCCGCGATCGCGACACCCGACCAGATGGCCAAGGTCGGCCGCATCGCGCGGGTGCTGGGCCCGCGGGGCCTGATGCCCAACCCCAAGACCGGCACCGTCACCCCCGATGTCGCCAAGGCCGTCGCCGACATCAAGGGCGGCAAGATCAATTTCCGGGTGGACAAGCAGGCCAACTTGCACTTCGTCATCGGCAAGGCGTCGTTCGACGAGAAGCGGCTGGCCGAGAACTACGGCGCCGCTCTCGACGAGGTGCTGCGGCTCAAGCCGTCGGCATCGAAGGGGCGCTATCTGAAGAAGATCACCGTGTCGACGACGACCGGCCCCGGCATTCCGGTCGACCCGTCCATCACCCGCAACTTCGCCGAGGCCTAG